The following proteins are co-located in the Mesorhizobium sp. M1E.F.Ca.ET.045.02.1.1 genome:
- a CDS encoding PLP-dependent aminotransferase family protein has product MTNWLPDLSSGSGPLYQRLADSIESDIDKGVIDAGAKLPPQRDLAYDIGTTVGTIGRAYQLLRERGLVSGEVGRGTYVLAQRAGDSKPDLEPAVLGTRPIDAPTGKLRFDSTAAPDVGQGAVIAEILARTAQDHPHDISSYTRDFPERWYEAGSHWLARNSFRPSPDSIVPTLGTHAAVMAAIAALTMPGDYVVFEHLTYSQISRSAGLIGRRTALVAADDGGIDPDDFERVCAQKHPKMMFVMPTAKNPTLVTLSAERRQAIARIARAYNVVLIEDDLYGELTDDPTPLLAEYAPERTIVAGGLSKSVAAGVRGGWLSCPPAYRHRIRVAHKMMTGGLPFLLAEVGTRLVTSGQAGEIRKRCIAEIQARLHIVRETLAGFDFKTRDNVPFVWLTLPDPWLSGTFKNASLAQGVLIDDEDEFKAGRSEQVFHSVRFGVSQPRHSKDVAGGVAVIRRLLDEGRAGYDSFS; this is encoded by the coding sequence ATGACAAATTGGCTCCCCGATCTCTCCTCCGGCTCCGGTCCGCTGTATCAGCGTCTTGCTGACAGCATTGAGTCAGATATCGACAAGGGCGTCATCGATGCCGGTGCAAAACTGCCACCCCAGCGCGACCTCGCCTACGACATCGGCACGACGGTCGGCACGATCGGCAGAGCCTACCAGTTGCTGCGCGAACGCGGGCTGGTGAGCGGCGAAGTTGGGCGCGGTACCTACGTGCTCGCCCAACGCGCCGGAGATTCGAAGCCGGATCTGGAGCCTGCCGTCCTGGGCACACGCCCCATCGATGCGCCGACGGGCAAGCTGCGCTTCGACAGCACCGCCGCGCCCGATGTCGGCCAGGGCGCAGTCATCGCCGAAATCTTGGCGCGGACGGCGCAGGACCATCCCCACGACATTTCGAGCTACACCAGGGATTTTCCCGAACGCTGGTACGAGGCGGGCAGCCATTGGCTGGCGCGAAATTCCTTCCGCCCCTCGCCCGATTCAATCGTGCCGACGCTGGGCACCCACGCCGCCGTGATGGCGGCGATCGCCGCGCTCACCATGCCCGGCGACTATGTCGTCTTCGAGCATCTCACCTATTCGCAGATCTCGCGCAGCGCCGGACTGATCGGACGCCGCACCGCTTTGGTTGCAGCGGACGATGGAGGCATCGACCCCGACGATTTCGAGCGCGTCTGCGCGCAAAAACACCCCAAGATGATGTTCGTGATGCCGACGGCGAAGAACCCGACGCTGGTGACGCTTTCGGCGGAACGGCGCCAGGCGATCGCGCGCATCGCGCGCGCGTACAATGTCGTGCTGATCGAGGACGATCTCTATGGCGAGCTGACCGACGATCCGACGCCGCTGCTTGCCGAGTACGCGCCCGAGCGCACGATCGTCGCCGGCGGTCTGTCGAAGTCGGTCGCGGCCGGCGTGCGTGGCGGTTGGCTGTCCTGCCCGCCGGCCTACCGCCACCGCATCCGCGTCGCCCACAAGATGATGACCGGCGGCCTGCCTTTCCTGCTGGCGGAGGTGGGTACCAGGCTGGTGACATCCGGCCAGGCGGGCGAGATCCGCAAGCGCTGCATTGCCGAAATCCAGGCCCGTCTCCATATCGTGCGCGAGACGCTGGCTGGGTTCGATTTCAAGACAAGAGACAATGTGCCCTTCGTCTGGCTGACCTTGCCTGATCCCTGGCTCTCCGGCACCTTCAAGAATGCCAGCCTGGCGCAAGGCGTGCTCATCGACGACGAGGACGAGTTCAAGGCCGGTCGCTCCGAGCAGGTCTTCCACAGCGTCCGCTTCGGCGTGTCGCAACCCCGGCACAGCAAGGATGTCGCCGGCGGCGTCGCGGTCATCCGCCGCCTGCTCGACGAAGGCCGCGCCGGCTACGACAGTTTTTCCTGA
- a CDS encoding DUF1127 domain-containing protein — MNTIDTFHHGGAELHNRPSVRRGFIDRIVFVLGSIARQIDRMLERRRGRLALLEMTDEQLKDIGISRCDAHHEGIRPFWE; from the coding sequence ATGAATACAATTGATACATTCCACCACGGCGGCGCCGAATTGCACAATCGCCCGTCGGTCCGCCGCGGGTTCATCGACCGTATCGTCTTCGTGCTCGGCTCCATCGCCAGGCAGATCGACCGCATGCTGGAGCGCCGCCGCGGGCGCCTGGCACTCCTGGAGATGACCGACGAGCAGCTCAAGGATATCGGCATCTCGCGCTGCGATGCTCACCACGAAGGCATCAGGCCGTTCTGGGAGTGA
- a CDS encoding Pr6Pr family membrane protein yields MGRFLQTAGLVIGLIGLVLQFAITIPASMAAGRSLFGSIVFYFSFFTILTNIAVVLVYASLLSPAGYAWFPAFAGRRMRAGVAVAITLVFIVYSTVLARLWAPEGLFLLCDILLHYVTPLVFVLWWLIAGADGSTRWRDISWWMIYPLAYLAYALIRAPFAGEVPYPFLDVAKNGAASVAISALTTTALFLVLCALAVLVDHGIARLRK; encoded by the coding sequence ATGGGCCGGTTCCTGCAGACGGCGGGACTGGTCATCGGGCTGATAGGGCTTGTCCTGCAATTCGCCATCACCATCCCGGCGTCGATGGCGGCGGGCCGCAGCCTGTTTGGCTCCATCGTCTTCTATTTCAGCTTCTTCACCATCCTGACCAACATTGCGGTGGTGCTGGTGTATGCTTCGCTGCTGTCACCCGCCGGCTATGCCTGGTTCCCAGCGTTCGCCGGGCGGCGCATGCGGGCCGGCGTCGCGGTAGCCATCACCCTGGTCTTCATCGTCTATTCGACGGTACTGGCGCGCCTTTGGGCGCCGGAAGGCCTGTTCCTGCTGTGCGATATCCTGCTCCACTATGTGACGCCGCTCGTCTTCGTGCTGTGGTGGCTGATCGCGGGCGCGGACGGCAGCACGCGCTGGCGCGACATCTCCTGGTGGATGATCTATCCGCTGGCCTATCTCGCCTATGCGTTGATACGGGCCCCATTCGCCGGCGAGGTGCCCTACCCCTTCCTCGATGTGGCCAAGAACGGCGCGGCCAGCGTCGCCATATCGGCGCTGACCACGACAGCTTTGTTTCTCGTGCTGTGCGCGCTCGCCGTGCTTGTCGATCACGGCATCGCCCGGCTGCGGAAATGA
- the purQ gene encoding phosphoribosylformylglycinamidine synthase subunit PurQ → MKSAVVLLPGLNRDRDMIAALTKISGQAPATVWQTDTEIPDVDLIAIPGGFSFGDYLRCGAIAARMPVMRAVAEKAAKGVMVIGVCNGFQILVEAGLLPGALMRNSSLKFVCRQVKLQVANANTMFTRRYKPGEIIRSPVAHHDGNYFADAETLARLEGEGQVVFRYAEGTNPNGSINDIAGIVNDKGNVLGLMPHPENLIEAAHGGSDGRALFEGALGIAA, encoded by the coding sequence ATGAAATCAGCCGTCGTCCTCCTGCCTGGCCTCAACCGCGACCGCGACATGATCGCGGCGCTGACCAAGATTTCCGGGCAGGCGCCGGCGACCGTCTGGCAGACCGACACCGAAATCCCCGACGTCGACCTGATCGCCATCCCGGGCGGCTTCTCCTTCGGCGACTATCTGCGCTGCGGGGCGATCGCCGCGCGCATGCCGGTGATGCGGGCGGTGGCTGAGAAGGCCGCCAAGGGCGTCATGGTCATCGGCGTCTGCAACGGCTTCCAGATCCTGGTCGAGGCGGGGCTGCTGCCTGGCGCGCTGATGCGCAATTCCTCGCTGAAGTTCGTCTGCCGGCAGGTGAAGCTTCAGGTCGCCAACGCCAACACCATGTTCACCCGCCGCTATAAGCCGGGTGAGATCATCCGCTCGCCGGTGGCCCATCATGACGGCAACTACTTCGCCGATGCCGAGACGCTTGCGCGCCTCGAAGGCGAAGGCCAGGTGGTGTTCCGCTACGCCGAAGGCACCAACCCCAACGGCTCGATCAACGACATCGCCGGCATCGTCAACGACAAGGGCAATGTGCTCGGCCTGATGCCGCATCCGGAGAACCTGATCGAGGCGGCGCATGGCGGCAGCGACGGACGGGCGCTGTTCGAAGGCGCGCTCGGCATCGCCGCTTGA
- the purS gene encoding phosphoribosylformylglycinamidine synthase subunit PurS, which yields MMKARITVTLKNGVLDPQGKAIEHALSGLGFDGVGQVRQGKVFDIELTGTDKAKAEADLKAMCDKLLANTVIENYSVAIT from the coding sequence TTGATGAAAGCCCGCATTACCGTGACCCTCAAGAACGGCGTCCTCGACCCGCAGGGCAAGGCGATCGAGCACGCGCTGTCAGGTCTGGGCTTCGACGGTGTCGGGCAGGTGCGGCAGGGCAAGGTGTTCGACATCGAGCTCACCGGCACCGACAAGGCCAAGGCCGAAGCCGATCTCAAGGCCATGTGCGACAAGCTTCTGGCGAACACGGTGATTGAGAACTATAGTGTGGCCATAACCTGA
- the purC gene encoding phosphoribosylaminoimidazolesuccinocarboxamide synthase: MKNRRRIYEGKAKILYEGPEPGTLIQFFKDDATAFNKKKHEVVDGKGVLNNRISEHIFNHLNRMGIPTHFIRRLNMREQLIKEVEIIPLEVVVRNVAAGSLAKRLGIEEGTVLPRSIIEFYYKADALDDPMVSEEHITAFGWASPQEIDDIMALAIRVNDFLSGLFLGVGIQLVDFKIECGRLFEGDMMRIVVADEISPDSCRLWDVATQDKLDKDRFRRDMGGLVEAYQEVARRLGIMNENEPPRPTGPVLVASSESPKGLKH, from the coding sequence ATGAAAAATCGCCGCCGCATTTACGAAGGCAAGGCCAAGATCCTCTATGAGGGACCTGAGCCCGGGACGCTGATCCAGTTCTTCAAGGACGACGCCACCGCCTTCAACAAGAAGAAGCACGAAGTGGTCGATGGCAAGGGCGTGCTCAACAACCGCATTTCCGAGCACATTTTCAACCATCTGAATCGCATGGGCATCCCGACCCACTTCATCCGCCGGCTCAACATGCGCGAGCAATTGATCAAGGAAGTCGAGATCATCCCGCTCGAAGTGGTCGTGCGCAACGTCGCCGCCGGTTCGCTGGCAAAGCGCCTGGGTATCGAGGAAGGCACGGTGCTGCCGCGCTCGATCATCGAGTTCTACTACAAGGCCGATGCGCTCGACGATCCGATGGTGTCGGAAGAGCACATCACCGCCTTCGGCTGGGCAAGCCCGCAGGAGATCGACGACATCATGGCTTTAGCCATCCGCGTCAACGACTTCCTGTCCGGCCTGTTCCTGGGCGTCGGCATCCAGCTCGTCGACTTCAAGATCGAATGCGGCCGGCTGTTCGAGGGCGATATGATGCGCATCGTCGTCGCCGACGAGATCTCGCCCGATTCCTGCCGGCTGTGGGACGTCGCGACCCAGGACAAGCTCGACAAGGACCGCTTCCGCCGCGATATGGGCGGGTTGGTCGAGGCGTACCAGGAAGTCGCCCGCCGTCTCGGCATCATGAACGAGAACGAGCCGCCGCGCCCCACGGGGCCCGTGCTTGTCGCCTCTTCCGAGTCGCCGAAAGGCCTGAAGCACTGA
- a CDS encoding DUF1476 domain-containing protein, protein MSSMKDREEGFERKFVFDEELRFKAAARRNRALGLWAAEKLGKTGADAETYAKEVVVSDIEEAGDHDVFRKIRKDFDAAGVNQSDHQIRRTMDELMAQAIEQIKNA, encoded by the coding sequence ATGAGCAGCATGAAAGACCGCGAAGAGGGCTTCGAGCGCAAATTCGTCTTCGACGAGGAGCTCCGCTTCAAGGCCGCCGCGCGCCGCAACAGGGCGCTCGGCCTGTGGGCCGCCGAAAAGCTCGGCAAAACCGGCGCCGATGCCGAAACCTATGCCAAGGAGGTGGTCGTCTCCGATATCGAGGAAGCCGGCGACCACGACGTCTTCCGCAAGATCCGCAAGGATTTCGACGCGGCCGGCGTCAACCAGTCGGACCATCAGATCCGCCGCACCATGGATGAGCTGATGGCGCAGGCGATCGAGCAGATCAAGAACGCCTGA
- a CDS encoding HpcH/HpaI aldolase/citrate lyase family protein has protein sequence MSLKSRLAANETLFTAWSGVPDALTVEIIAKQGFDAVTLDMQHGGHHEDSVLRGLVPVLAANKPALVRIPVGRFDMASRALDFGAEAVIAPMVNSVADARLFAAAMKYPPMGERSWGPTYAFPRHGKGDHAEWLRDSNQRTMAFAMVETRAAFEALDGILDTPGIDGIFVGPSDFSIAWSNGTTVNSTLESMMETVASIAERTRKAGKHAAIYVIEPAIAGRVVSMGYRLLAMGSDHTLISLGAKTLLKSMRDSIGS, from the coding sequence ATGTCGCTCAAATCCCGCCTGGCCGCCAACGAAACGCTGTTCACCGCCTGGTCCGGAGTACCGGACGCGCTGACGGTCGAAATCATCGCCAAGCAGGGTTTTGATGCCGTCACGCTCGACATGCAGCATGGCGGCCATCACGAGGACAGCGTGCTGCGCGGCCTCGTGCCGGTGCTTGCCGCCAACAAGCCGGCGCTGGTGCGCATTCCGGTCGGCCGTTTCGACATGGCCAGCCGCGCGCTCGATTTCGGCGCCGAGGCGGTGATCGCACCGATGGTGAATTCGGTGGCCGATGCCAGGCTGTTCGCCGCCGCCATGAAATATCCGCCGATGGGCGAGCGCTCCTGGGGCCCGACCTATGCCTTTCCGCGCCACGGCAAGGGCGATCATGCGGAATGGCTGCGCGACTCGAACCAGCGCACCATGGCCTTCGCCATGGTCGAGACGCGGGCCGCGTTCGAGGCGCTCGACGGCATCCTCGACACGCCCGGCATCGACGGCATCTTTGTCGGCCCGTCGGATTTCTCGATCGCCTGGTCGAACGGCACCACTGTCAATTCGACGCTGGAAAGCATGATGGAGACGGTCGCCTCGATCGCCGAACGGACGCGCAAGGCCGGCAAGCATGCCGCGATCTACGTCATCGAGCCGGCCATTGCCGGCCGCGTCGTGTCGATGGGCTACCGGCTGCTCGCCATGGGTTCGGACCACACGCTGATTTCGCTGGGCGCGAAGACTCTGTTGAAGAGCATGCGGGATTCGATCGGCTCCTGA
- a CDS encoding alpha/beta hydrolase, whose product MKVRDADILIVPGYTNSGPEHWQTRWQSKLSTARRVEQAEWSKPVREDWTASVARAVNEADRPVVIVAHSLGVAAAVQAIPQFQKPVAGAFFVAPPDVANPEIRPRHLMTFGPYSREALPFPSIVIASRNDPFCAFDVAEDIAAAWGSLFIDAGEAGHLNADSGFGPWPEGSMTFAKFLTELKEP is encoded by the coding sequence ATGAAAGTCAGAGACGCAGATATTCTCATCGTGCCGGGCTACACCAATTCCGGCCCCGAGCACTGGCAGACCCGCTGGCAGTCGAAACTGTCGACGGCGCGCCGGGTCGAACAGGCCGAATGGTCGAAGCCGGTGCGCGAGGACTGGACGGCAAGCGTGGCCAGAGCTGTCAACGAGGCCGATCGGCCGGTGGTGATCGTCGCCCACTCGCTGGGCGTCGCGGCGGCGGTGCAGGCTATCCCGCAATTCCAGAAACCGGTCGCCGGCGCCTTCTTTGTGGCGCCGCCCGATGTCGCAAATCCTGAGATAAGGCCAAGGCACCTGATGACCTTCGGGCCCTATTCGCGCGAGGCGCTGCCCTTCCCGTCGATCGTAATCGCCAGCCGTAACGATCCGTTCTGCGCCTTCGACGTCGCCGAGGATATCGCCGCCGCCTGGGGGTCGCTGTTCATCGACGCCGGCGAGGCCGGCCATCTCAACGCGGACTCAGGCTTCGGGCCATGGCCCGAAGGCTCGATGACCTTTGCCAAGTTCCTGACCGAACTGAAGGAACCTTGA
- a CDS encoding VOC family protein: MSELPFAATTPVSVSRVGLKARDAENLAAYYRAVVGLQELSRADGAITLGAAGRPLLVLEPDASAKPDDPRSAGLFHTAFLLPSRADLGRWINHAAASRIAIEGASDHLVSEALYLTDPEGNGIEIYSDRRPQDWKWNGDTIAMATERLNLPAVVASVPAGDAGWQGAPENTIVGHVHLRVGRPEDAEAWWRDEFGFDTVAKYGSQAVFLSSGHYHHHIGANAWRSAGAGRRDPGRSGLAWVEMRSDNVTAEAAREDPWGTVIRTVPGKA, translated from the coding sequence ATGAGTGAACTGCCCTTTGCCGCGACCACCCCGGTCAGCGTCTCACGCGTCGGGTTGAAGGCGCGCGATGCGGAAAACCTTGCTGCCTATTACCGCGCCGTCGTCGGCCTGCAGGAGTTGAGCCGCGCCGATGGCGCGATCACGCTTGGCGCCGCCGGCCGTCCGCTGCTGGTGCTGGAGCCGGATGCGTCGGCCAAGCCCGACGATCCGCGCAGCGCCGGCCTTTTCCACACGGCGTTCCTGCTGCCGTCGCGCGCCGATCTCGGCCGCTGGATCAACCATGCCGCGGCCAGCAGGATCGCCATCGAGGGCGCGTCGGACCACTTGGTCAGCGAGGCGCTCTACCTCACCGACCCCGAGGGCAACGGCATCGAGATCTATTCCGACCGCCGTCCGCAGGATTGGAAATGGAATGGCGACACAATAGCCATGGCGACCGAGCGGCTGAACCTGCCCGCGGTCGTCGCTAGCGTGCCGGCGGGTGATGCCGGCTGGCAGGGCGCGCCGGAAAACACCATCGTCGGCCACGTGCATCTGCGCGTCGGCCGCCCGGAAGACGCCGAGGCCTGGTGGCGTGACGAGTTCGGTTTCGACACCGTGGCCAAGTATGGCAGCCAGGCGGTGTTCCTGTCGTCAGGCCACTACCATCACCATATCGGCGCCAACGCCTGGCGCAGCGCCGGCGCCGGCCGCCGCGATCCGGGCCGCTCCGGGCTCGCCTGGGTCGAGATGCGCTCGGACAATGTGACGGCCGAGGCTGCGCGCGAAGATCCCTGGGGCACGGTGATCAGGACTGTGCCGGGCAAGGCGTGA
- a CDS encoding IS481 family transposase — protein sequence MPFEARSVMSQKEEFVRLALAPGANVSALCRRFGIGRTCGHKLLSRYRMEGAAGLAEQSRRPLSSPARSAPEVEAAAVSVRVAHPAWGGRKIARVLAREGIGTPAASTVTGILRRNGIELGALGGGAQPFIRFEHAAPNHLWQMDFKGHVALRAGRLHPLTVLDDHSRFSIALSACADQTTETVKARLIAAFRRYGLPWRIATDNGPPWGDGGRNDFTLLTVWLIEIGIAVSHSRPCHPQTLGKDERFHRSLKAEALQGPPFANLAEAQDAFDQWRHVYNAQRPHDALGGGVPLDRYQASPRQYRETVEPFEYAKDDLIRRVQQHGFVSILGRTIRLCRAFAGKSVAFRPTATDGVFDAWFRHQKIETIDLNALAR from the coding sequence ATGCCATTCGAGGCCAGAAGCGTGATGAGCCAGAAAGAAGAGTTCGTGAGATTGGCGCTGGCGCCTGGCGCCAATGTGAGCGCGTTGTGCCGGCGCTTCGGCATTGGCCGGACCTGTGGCCACAAGTTGCTTTCGCGCTATCGGATGGAAGGGGCGGCCGGCCTGGCGGAGCAGTCTCGGCGACCACTGTCGAGCCCGGCACGCAGCGCGCCGGAGGTGGAGGCGGCAGCCGTTTCGGTGCGTGTGGCGCATCCAGCCTGGGGTGGGCGCAAGATCGCGCGGGTGCTTGCCCGCGAAGGCATCGGCACGCCGGCGGCCTCGACGGTCACCGGCATCCTGCGCCGCAACGGTATCGAGCTGGGGGCTTTGGGCGGCGGAGCCCAGCCTTTCATTCGCTTCGAGCATGCCGCCCCCAACCACCTGTGGCAGATGGACTTCAAGGGCCACGTTGCCTTGCGCGCCGGCCGGCTGCATCCGCTTACCGTGCTCGACGACCATTCGCGCTTCTCGATCGCGCTGTCGGCCTGCGCCGACCAGACCACCGAAACCGTAAAAGCCCGGCTGATCGCCGCCTTCCGTCGCTATGGCCTGCCGTGGCGCATCGCCACAGACAATGGTCCGCCTTGGGGCGATGGCGGCCGCAACGACTTCACCTTGCTCACCGTCTGGCTGATCGAGATTGGCATCGCCGTCAGCCACTCCAGGCCTTGCCACCCGCAGACGCTCGGCAAGGACGAGCGCTTCCATCGTTCGCTCAAGGCCGAGGCATTGCAGGGACCGCCCTTCGCCAATCTCGCCGAGGCTCAGGATGCATTCGACCAGTGGCGCCACGTCTACAACGCCCAGCGTCCCCACGATGCCTTGGGCGGCGGCGTGCCGCTCGATCGCTACCAGGCCTCGCCGCGCCAGTATCGCGAAACAGTCGAGCCGTTCGAATATGCCAAGGACGATCTCATCCGCCGCGTTCAGCAGCACGGCTTCGTCTCCATTCTCGGCCGAACCATACGCTTGTGCCGGGCCTTCGCCGGAAAGTCCGTCGCTTTCCGCCCCACCGCCACCGACGGCGTCTTCGACGCCTGGTTCAGACATCAGAAAATAGAAACCATCGACCTCAATGCCCTCGCCCGATAG
- a CDS encoding IS4 family transposase — translation MVLERMFARVSTGMRRLADTRAEKVAFTRLFRNRHVSTQEIIRTAAARTAELAAGRHVLIIEDSSEINYEAKASRKRGLGRVGNGTDIGLFVHPALAVDAVDGSVLGLAGATIWRREAEKADDYQALPIEAKESHKWIGTAKAACQALTDAPQMTVIGDREADIYEVFARLPDERTHVLIRAVRDRALGTRGERLFGAIAKTPEAGRIAFELQARPGRPARTVELAVRFTAVSLRQPRLGADSRDPRELTLNMVEVREIDPPSAKDAVIWRLLTTHSVETLADACRIVDLYRSRWSVEQLFRTVKSQAIDLEESLIADGDALERLAATALVVATKVMQLVHGRGSPGQRFQAAHLFDPTEITVLEVLIAKLEGKTQKQKNPHPTHTLAWAAWCIARLGGWNGYEKERPPGPITFTHGLRRFNAITHGFVLASQK, via the coding sequence ATGGTTCTGGAGCGCATGTTTGCGCGTGTCAGCACGGGCATGCGCCGGCTGGCCGACACGCGCGCCGAGAAGGTCGCGTTCACACGCCTGTTTCGCAATCGCCACGTGAGCACGCAAGAGATCATCCGCACGGCGGCGGCGCGAACCGCCGAACTGGCCGCCGGCCGCCACGTGCTGATCATCGAGGACAGCAGCGAGATCAACTATGAAGCCAAGGCTTCGCGCAAGCGCGGCCTCGGTCGTGTCGGCAATGGCACCGATATCGGGCTGTTCGTGCATCCGGCGTTGGCCGTGGATGCCGTGGACGGCTCGGTCCTTGGCCTTGCAGGCGCCACGATCTGGCGGCGCGAGGCAGAGAAGGCGGATGACTACCAGGCGCTGCCGATCGAAGCCAAGGAAAGCCACAAGTGGATCGGCACCGCCAAGGCGGCATGCCAGGCGCTGACCGACGCGCCGCAGATGACGGTGATCGGCGACCGCGAGGCCGACATCTACGAAGTGTTTGCAAGGCTGCCCGACGAGCGCACCCATGTGCTCATCCGCGCTGTACGGGATCGGGCCTTGGGCACGCGGGGCGAGCGCCTGTTCGGCGCGATCGCCAAGACGCCGGAAGCCGGCCGCATTGCCTTCGAACTGCAGGCCCGACCCGGCCGGCCGGCCCGCACCGTCGAACTGGCCGTTCGCTTCACCGCGGTGAGCTTGCGCCAGCCCCGCCTTGGCGCCGACAGCCGCGATCCGCGCGAACTCACGCTCAACATGGTGGAAGTGCGTGAGATCGATCCACCTTCGGCCAAGGACGCGGTGATCTGGCGGCTGTTGACCACCCACAGCGTCGAAACGCTCGCCGATGCCTGCCGCATCGTCGACCTGTATCGCTCGCGTTGGAGCGTCGAACAGCTGTTTCGGACCGTGAAGTCGCAGGCCATCGATCTGGAGGAAAGTCTCATCGCCGACGGCGATGCACTCGAACGTCTGGCCGCCACCGCTCTGGTCGTCGCCACCAAGGTCATGCAACTCGTACACGGGCGTGGTTCGCCGGGCCAGCGCTTCCAGGCCGCACACCTCTTCGATCCCACCGAGATCACCGTCCTGGAAGTGCTCATCGCCAAGCTCGAAGGCAAGACCCAAAAGCAGAAGAACCCGCACCCCACGCACACGCTCGCCTGGGCCGCCTGGTGTATCGCCAGGCTCGGAGGCTGGAACGGCTACGAAAAGGAACGCCCGCCAGGGCCCATCACCTTCACCCACGGCCTCAGACGCTTCAACGCCATCACACACGGCTTCGTTCTGGCCTCGCAAAAATGA
- the purB gene encoding adenylosuccinate lyase, with protein MIPRYSRPEMVAIWSPETRFRIWFEIEAHACDALAELGVIPKEAAKTIWEKGGAAKFDVDKIDEIERVTKHDVIAFLTHLAEFVGPDARFIHQGMTSSDVLDTCLAVQLTRASDILLADIDALLAALKRRAFEHKDTVTIGRSHGIHAEPTTFGVKLAQAYAEFSRCRERLAHAREDIATCAISGAVGTFANIDPYVEEHVAKKLGLKPEPVSTQVIPRDRHAMFFATLGVIASSVERLAIEIRHLQRTEVLEAEEYFSPGQKGSSAMPHKRNPVLTENLTGLARMVRSYAMPAMEDVALWHERDISHSSVERMIGPDATVTLDFALARLTGVVDKLLVYPDNMLKNMNKFRGLVHSQRVLLALTQAGVSREDAYRLVQRNAMKVWEQGADFLEELLADKDVTAALPEADIREKFDLGYHTKHVDTIFKRVFGKA; from the coding sequence ATGATCCCTCGCTATTCCCGGCCGGAAATGGTCGCCATCTGGTCGCCCGAAACCCGGTTCCGCATCTGGTTCGAGATCGAGGCGCATGCCTGCGACGCGCTGGCCGAACTCGGCGTCATCCCGAAAGAGGCTGCGAAGACGATTTGGGAAAAGGGCGGCGCCGCCAAATTCGATGTCGACAAGATCGACGAGATCGAGCGCGTCACCAAGCACGACGTCATCGCCTTCCTCACCCATCTCGCCGAATTCGTCGGACCGGACGCCCGCTTCATCCACCAGGGCATGACGTCGTCCGACGTGCTCGATACCTGCCTTGCGGTACAGCTCACCCGCGCCAGCGACATCCTGCTTGCCGACATCGACGCGCTGCTCGCGGCCCTCAAGCGCCGCGCCTTCGAGCACAAGGACACCGTCACCATCGGCCGCAGCCATGGCATCCATGCCGAGCCGACGACTTTTGGGGTCAAGCTGGCGCAAGCCTATGCCGAATTCTCGCGCTGCCGCGAGCGGCTGGCGCATGCGCGGGAAGACATCGCCACCTGCGCCATCTCGGGAGCGGTCGGCACCTTCGCCAACATCGATCCCTATGTCGAAGAGCATGTGGCCAAGAAGCTCGGCCTGAAGCCGGAGCCGGTGTCGACGCAGGTCATCCCGCGCGACCGCCACGCCATGTTCTTCGCCACGCTCGGCGTCATCGCCTCGTCGGTCGAGCGCCTCGCGATCGAGATCCGCCACCTGCAGCGCACCGAGGTGCTGGAAGCGGAAGAGTATTTCTCGCCGGGACAGAAAGGCTCGTCGGCAATGCCGCACAAGCGCAACCCGGTGCTGACCGAGAACCTGACCGGCCTTGCCCGCATGGTTCGTTCTTACGCCATGCCGGCCATGGAGGACGTGGCGCTCTGGCACGAGCGCGACATCTCGCATTCCTCGGTCGAGCGCATGATCGGCCCGGACGCGACGGTAACGCTCGACTTCGCGCTGGCGCGGCTCACCGGCGTCGTCGACAAGCTGCTCGTCTATCCCGACAACATGCTGAAGAACATGAACAAGTTCCGCGGCCTTGTGCATTCGCAGCGCGTGCTTTTGGCGCTCACGCAAGCCGGCGTGTCACGCGAGGACGCCTACCGGCTGGTGCAGCGCAACGCCATGAAAGTGTGGGAACAAGGCGCTGATTTCCTTGAGGAACTGCTTGCCGACAAAGACGTCACAGCGGCGCTTCCCGAGGCCGATATCCGCGAAAAATTCGACCTCGGCTACCACACCAAGCATGTCGACACGATCTTCAAGCGGGTGTTCGGAAAGGCTTGA